The window TGTATCCCACGCCGCCACGCACATACAGATCGGGTTTGGGTTCGGCCTTGGCGCGGCTGATGACGGCTTTGGCGCGTTCGATGCCGGCCAGCGCGCGCTTCATTTCCGGGCTGTCGCGCAACAATGTGGCCAGCAGTTCGTCCTGTACGAATGCAGGCGCAGCCTTTTCCAGGATGTTTTCTAACCGTCCCGGCTTCAGTTGCGGATCGCCAACCACTGCCGCCAGCATTTGCCAGACGCGGTTGAAATCATTTTTTGCACGAGCCAATTCAAGCTCGGCACGTTGCAATTCGACTTCGGCGGTCAACACGTCCGGGCGATCCGCTTGCCCCGCGTTGAACAGTTGGCTGGAAATGTCCGTCGCTTCGCGCGCCCAATCGGTCAACTGTTGGCGTAAATCTACCAATTGCTGCGCGCCGACGGCCTGGTAATACAGCAACCGCACCGCGTTCAACACGCGTAGGCGCTGCGCCTCGGCTTCGGCTTGGGATTGCGCTTTTTCCTGCGCGGCAATGTTTTTGCTTTTGCTGAGTTTGCCGCCGGTCAGAATGGATTGTTCGACGAAAAAGTATTGCGCGTTGCGATAGGGGTACACTGTCGAATTGAACGCCAATCCATCGGCTTCGTACCCGACAATCGGATTCGGCCACAACCCGGCTTGGCGGCGGCGACCTTCTGCGGCTTGGATGGCGGCGTCGGCCTGAGCGAGCGT is drawn from Acidobacteriota bacterium and contains these coding sequences:
- a CDS encoding TolC family protein; protein product: MFFKSIAVRLRQGVAVALCVAGLMSSAMAQQSNPTSTQETNPPVLTLAALEQLATKNNPTLAQADAAIQAAEGRRRQAGLWPNPIVGYEADGLAFNSTVYPYRNAQYFFVEQSILTGGKLSKSKNIAAQEKAQSQAEAEAQRLRVLNAVRLLYYQAVGAQQLVDLRQQLTDWAREATDISSQLFNAGQADRPDVLTAEVELQRAELELARAKNDFNRVWQMLAAVVGDPQLKPGRLENILEKAAPAFVQDELLATLLRDSPEMKRALAGIERAKAVISRAKAEPKPDLYVRGGVGYSNEWAEFYGGKTGWEARVEAGVRVPIFNRNQGNIAASKAELTAAEREAQRVELALRARLAESFSRYQNSLVVTSRYQREVLPRAQQAYDLYLAKFRQMGAAYPLVLNAQRTLFQARTEYIGSLVDLWQNVTQLQGMLLMGGLDVPSGGSNNRANTE